The following proteins come from a genomic window of Dreissena polymorpha isolate Duluth1 chromosome 1, UMN_Dpol_1.0, whole genome shotgun sequence:
- the LOC127835389 gene encoding uncharacterized protein LOC127835389 isoform X2, with translation MSDLIHGDVRENKETDVDAVMEIYSELSEIHEEDDHERSNNAAVGTMTMAEKHVELVQNSARISGKDPVAMNAADTAGSLRADEYCTTGLHGEVNLGFKVESDEDDDFHFTQLVRSRSDDLLEIQRLNMTREIVENLEDSPSAVSEVNARDFVGIQQPTSQEQFKLEGSSCTDSPGLASQEGGAYETGTEDDEDYYIETDGDVRIALIEEEYVDRMTLLESRNYDLEVVLHRLTTAIERLLSLQDADMPNGETDEVPGSEMRTEVEADEFNEESNPEMGDIDSRKAEIQEAANDSEKIESATGDTTDIGHNTAKDSDALTDCNDTTDAPENASNPHKDTAGPTEDTIDGEMTTVKTEALIDSTAHVVSRNICIDLFIEFQKRLAMFAGELKGVLTCSDVAIRHARIFHEWGKSKQLLSEQLQHERKKMMSYIEEREKTMTVVRDQFKKELEEQGTKLENLVEEMTKYQNLMDTSDNLLKDKVVEYSQRRAVAESLTEVLLKRRLDEERSIILDLTKQSEISMMKLFIMHQQNCIQDLQIQNREQRAIIEGLMGPDDTEDDEPTDTDPTSTPVSVRYPAEHRYPGKMPDSRCSEQR, from the exons ATGTCCGATTTGATACACGGCGATGTCCGCGAGAATAAGGAAACCGATGTCGATGCGGTGATGGAGATTTATTCTGAGCTTTCGGAAATACACGAAGAAGATGATCATGAAAGGTCCAACAACGCAGCTGTGGGGACAATGACAATGGCAGAGAAACAtgtcgaactcgtccaaaattcAGCAAGGATCAGCGGTAAGGATCCGGTAGCGATGAATGCCGCGGACACCGCCGGTTCTCTGCGTGCAGACGAATACTGCACGACCGGATTACATGGCGAGGTAAATTTGGGGTTTAAAGTTGAGAGCGATGAAGATGATGACTTTCATTTTACGCAGCTTGTTCGGTCTAGAAGCGATGATCTGCTGGAGATTCAACGTCTGAATATG ACGAGAGAGATCGTTGAAAATCTCGAGGATTCGCCGTCGGCAGTGAGTGAGGTAAACGCACGGGACTTCGTAGGAATCCAGCAACCGACCTCGCAAGAG CAGTTCAAATTGGAGGGCAGCTCGTGCACGGACTCTCCGGGGTTGGCGAGCCAGGAGGGCGGGGCCTACGAAACAGGCACCGAGGATGATGAGGATTACTACATCGAAACAGACGGCGACGTTCGAATAGCGCTGATTGAGGAGGAATACGTTGAC AGAATGACCTTGCTAGAGAGTCGTAACTACGATCTGGAAGTGGTTCTACATCGTCTGACGACCGCCATAGAACGGCTCCTGAGTTTGCAGGATGCAGATATGCCGAACGGGGAAACGGATGAGGTCCCTGGGTCAGAAATGAGAACTGAGGTGGAAGCCGACGAATTCAATGAGGAGTCAAACCCGGAAATGGGGGATATTG ATTCCAGAAAAGCTGAAATCCAAGAGGCCGCTAACGATTCCGAAAAAATCGAAAGCGCAACTGGAGATACAACGGACATTGGACATAATACTGCAAAGGACAGCGACGCGTTGACTGACTGTAATGACACAACTGATGCTCCTGAAAATGCATCGAACCCTCACAAAGATACTGCGGGGCCTACCGAAGATACTATAGATGGTGAAATGACAACTGTAAAGACGGAGGCTTTGATTGACAGCACTGCTCACGTCGTATCGAGGAACATCTGTATTGATCTCTTCATCGAGTTTCAGAAGAGACTTGCCATGTTCGCAGGGGAACTTAAAG GGGTACTGACTTGTAGCGATGTTGCAATTCGTCACGCGCGTATATTCCACGAATGGGGTAAGAGCAAACAACTTCTGAGCGAACAGCTGCAGCATGAAAGGAAGAAGATGATG TCTTATATCGAGGAGCGCGAGAAGACAATGACTGTGGTCCGGGACCAGTTCAAGAAGGAGCTTGAGGAGCAGGGGACAAAACTCGAGAATCTAGTCGAGGAGATGACCAAGTACCAGAACCTGATGGACACCTCAGATAACTTGCTCAAAGATAAAG TGGTCGAGTATAGCCAACGTCGAGCAGTTGCGGAGAGTCTGACGGAAGTGCTGCTCAAGAGGAGGCTGGACGAGGAGCGCTCAATCATCCTCGACCTAACCAAGCAGTCCGAG ATCTCGATGATGAAGCTGTTCATTATGCATCAGCAGAACTGCATCCAGGACCTACAGATTCAGAATCGTGAGCAGCGGGCCATCATTGAGGGGCTGATGGGACCGGACGACACGGAG gatGACGAACCTACAGACACCGATCCTACTAGTACCCCAGTAAGCGTCCGGTACCCCGCAGAGCACAGGTACCCCGGAAAGATGCCCGATTCGAGATGTTCTGAACAGAGGTAA
- the LOC127835389 gene encoding uncharacterized protein LOC127835389 isoform X3 yields the protein MSDLIHGDVRENKETDVDAVMEIYSELSEIHEEDDHERSNNAAVGTMTMAEKHVELVQNSARISGKDPVAMNAADTAGSLRADEYCTTGLHGETREIVENLEDSPSAVSEVNARDFVGIQQPTSQEQFKLEGSSCTDSPGLASQEGGAYETGTEDDEDYYIETDGDVRIALIEEEYVDRMTLLESRNYDLEVVLHRLTTAIERLLSLQDADMPNGETDEVPGSEMRTEVEADEFNEESNPEMGDIDSRKAEIQEAANDSEKIESATGDTTDIGHNTAKDSDALTDCNDTTDAPENASNPHKDTAGPTEDTIDGEMTTVKTEALIDSTAHVVSRNICIDLFIEFQKRLAMFAGELKGVLTCSDVAIRHARIFHEWGKSKQLLSEQLQHERKKMMSYIEEREKTMTVVRDQFKKELEEQGTKLENLVEEMTKYQNLMDTSDNLLKDKGVVVEYSQRRAVAESLTEVLLKRRLDEERSIILDLTKQSEISMMKLFIMHQQNCIQDLQIQNREQRAIIEGLMGPDDTEDDEPTDTDPTSTPVSVRYPAEHRYPGKMPDSRCSEQR from the exons ATGTCCGATTTGATACACGGCGATGTCCGCGAGAATAAGGAAACCGATGTCGATGCGGTGATGGAGATTTATTCTGAGCTTTCGGAAATACACGAAGAAGATGATCATGAAAGGTCCAACAACGCAGCTGTGGGGACAATGACAATGGCAGAGAAACAtgtcgaactcgtccaaaattcAGCAAGGATCAGCGGTAAGGATCCGGTAGCGATGAATGCCGCGGACACCGCCGGTTCTCTGCGTGCAGACGAATACTGCACGACCGGATTACATGGCGAG ACGAGAGAGATCGTTGAAAATCTCGAGGATTCGCCGTCGGCAGTGAGTGAGGTAAACGCACGGGACTTCGTAGGAATCCAGCAACCGACCTCGCAAGAG CAGTTCAAATTGGAGGGCAGCTCGTGCACGGACTCTCCGGGGTTGGCGAGCCAGGAGGGCGGGGCCTACGAAACAGGCACCGAGGATGATGAGGATTACTACATCGAAACAGACGGCGACGTTCGAATAGCGCTGATTGAGGAGGAATACGTTGAC AGAATGACCTTGCTAGAGAGTCGTAACTACGATCTGGAAGTGGTTCTACATCGTCTGACGACCGCCATAGAACGGCTCCTGAGTTTGCAGGATGCAGATATGCCGAACGGGGAAACGGATGAGGTCCCTGGGTCAGAAATGAGAACTGAGGTGGAAGCCGACGAATTCAATGAGGAGTCAAACCCGGAAATGGGGGATATTG ATTCCAGAAAAGCTGAAATCCAAGAGGCCGCTAACGATTCCGAAAAAATCGAAAGCGCAACTGGAGATACAACGGACATTGGACATAATACTGCAAAGGACAGCGACGCGTTGACTGACTGTAATGACACAACTGATGCTCCTGAAAATGCATCGAACCCTCACAAAGATACTGCGGGGCCTACCGAAGATACTATAGATGGTGAAATGACAACTGTAAAGACGGAGGCTTTGATTGACAGCACTGCTCACGTCGTATCGAGGAACATCTGTATTGATCTCTTCATCGAGTTTCAGAAGAGACTTGCCATGTTCGCAGGGGAACTTAAAG GGGTACTGACTTGTAGCGATGTTGCAATTCGTCACGCGCGTATATTCCACGAATGGGGTAAGAGCAAACAACTTCTGAGCGAACAGCTGCAGCATGAAAGGAAGAAGATGATG TCTTATATCGAGGAGCGCGAGAAGACAATGACTGTGGTCCGGGACCAGTTCAAGAAGGAGCTTGAGGAGCAGGGGACAAAACTCGAGAATCTAGTCGAGGAGATGACCAAGTACCAGAACCTGATGGACACCTCAGATAACTTGCTCAAAGATAAAGGTGTCG TGGTCGAGTATAGCCAACGTCGAGCAGTTGCGGAGAGTCTGACGGAAGTGCTGCTCAAGAGGAGGCTGGACGAGGAGCGCTCAATCATCCTCGACCTAACCAAGCAGTCCGAG ATCTCGATGATGAAGCTGTTCATTATGCATCAGCAGAACTGCATCCAGGACCTACAGATTCAGAATCGTGAGCAGCGGGCCATCATTGAGGGGCTGATGGGACCGGACGACACGGAG gatGACGAACCTACAGACACCGATCCTACTAGTACCCCAGTAAGCGTCCGGTACCCCGCAGAGCACAGGTACCCCGGAAAGATGCCCGATTCGAGATGTTCTGAACAGAGGTAA
- the LOC127835389 gene encoding uncharacterized protein LOC127835389 isoform X1 → MSDLIHGDVRENKETDVDAVMEIYSELSEIHEEDDHERSNNAAVGTMTMAEKHVELVQNSARISGKDPVAMNAADTAGSLRADEYCTTGLHGEVNLGFKVESDEDDDFHFTQLVRSRSDDLLEIQRLNMTREIVENLEDSPSAVSEVNARDFVGIQQPTSQEQFKLEGSSCTDSPGLASQEGGAYETGTEDDEDYYIETDGDVRIALIEEEYVDRMTLLESRNYDLEVVLHRLTTAIERLLSLQDADMPNGETDEVPGSEMRTEVEADEFNEESNPEMGDIDSRKAEIQEAANDSEKIESATGDTTDIGHNTAKDSDALTDCNDTTDAPENASNPHKDTAGPTEDTIDGEMTTVKTEALIDSTAHVVSRNICIDLFIEFQKRLAMFAGELKGVLTCSDVAIRHARIFHEWGKSKQLLSEQLQHERKKMMSYIEEREKTMTVVRDQFKKELEEQGTKLENLVEEMTKYQNLMDTSDNLLKDKGVVVEYSQRRAVAESLTEVLLKRRLDEERSIILDLTKQSEISMMKLFIMHQQNCIQDLQIQNREQRAIIEGLMGPDDTEDDEPTDTDPTSTPVSVRYPAEHRYPGKMPDSRCSEQR, encoded by the exons ATGTCCGATTTGATACACGGCGATGTCCGCGAGAATAAGGAAACCGATGTCGATGCGGTGATGGAGATTTATTCTGAGCTTTCGGAAATACACGAAGAAGATGATCATGAAAGGTCCAACAACGCAGCTGTGGGGACAATGACAATGGCAGAGAAACAtgtcgaactcgtccaaaattcAGCAAGGATCAGCGGTAAGGATCCGGTAGCGATGAATGCCGCGGACACCGCCGGTTCTCTGCGTGCAGACGAATACTGCACGACCGGATTACATGGCGAGGTAAATTTGGGGTTTAAAGTTGAGAGCGATGAAGATGATGACTTTCATTTTACGCAGCTTGTTCGGTCTAGAAGCGATGATCTGCTGGAGATTCAACGTCTGAATATG ACGAGAGAGATCGTTGAAAATCTCGAGGATTCGCCGTCGGCAGTGAGTGAGGTAAACGCACGGGACTTCGTAGGAATCCAGCAACCGACCTCGCAAGAG CAGTTCAAATTGGAGGGCAGCTCGTGCACGGACTCTCCGGGGTTGGCGAGCCAGGAGGGCGGGGCCTACGAAACAGGCACCGAGGATGATGAGGATTACTACATCGAAACAGACGGCGACGTTCGAATAGCGCTGATTGAGGAGGAATACGTTGAC AGAATGACCTTGCTAGAGAGTCGTAACTACGATCTGGAAGTGGTTCTACATCGTCTGACGACCGCCATAGAACGGCTCCTGAGTTTGCAGGATGCAGATATGCCGAACGGGGAAACGGATGAGGTCCCTGGGTCAGAAATGAGAACTGAGGTGGAAGCCGACGAATTCAATGAGGAGTCAAACCCGGAAATGGGGGATATTG ATTCCAGAAAAGCTGAAATCCAAGAGGCCGCTAACGATTCCGAAAAAATCGAAAGCGCAACTGGAGATACAACGGACATTGGACATAATACTGCAAAGGACAGCGACGCGTTGACTGACTGTAATGACACAACTGATGCTCCTGAAAATGCATCGAACCCTCACAAAGATACTGCGGGGCCTACCGAAGATACTATAGATGGTGAAATGACAACTGTAAAGACGGAGGCTTTGATTGACAGCACTGCTCACGTCGTATCGAGGAACATCTGTATTGATCTCTTCATCGAGTTTCAGAAGAGACTTGCCATGTTCGCAGGGGAACTTAAAG GGGTACTGACTTGTAGCGATGTTGCAATTCGTCACGCGCGTATATTCCACGAATGGGGTAAGAGCAAACAACTTCTGAGCGAACAGCTGCAGCATGAAAGGAAGAAGATGATG TCTTATATCGAGGAGCGCGAGAAGACAATGACTGTGGTCCGGGACCAGTTCAAGAAGGAGCTTGAGGAGCAGGGGACAAAACTCGAGAATCTAGTCGAGGAGATGACCAAGTACCAGAACCTGATGGACACCTCAGATAACTTGCTCAAAGATAAAGGTGTCG TGGTCGAGTATAGCCAACGTCGAGCAGTTGCGGAGAGTCTGACGGAAGTGCTGCTCAAGAGGAGGCTGGACGAGGAGCGCTCAATCATCCTCGACCTAACCAAGCAGTCCGAG ATCTCGATGATGAAGCTGTTCATTATGCATCAGCAGAACTGCATCCAGGACCTACAGATTCAGAATCGTGAGCAGCGGGCCATCATTGAGGGGCTGATGGGACCGGACGACACGGAG gatGACGAACCTACAGACACCGATCCTACTAGTACCCCAGTAAGCGTCCGGTACCCCGCAGAGCACAGGTACCCCGGAAAGATGCCCGATTCGAGATGTTCTGAACAGAGGTAA